One Chitinophaga sp. H8 DNA window includes the following coding sequences:
- a CDS encoding TrmH family RNA methyltransferase, translating into MTPERREKLLTVLNRRQANLTVVLENVEDPHNISAVMRTCDAVGIQEIYVITTKAPKHKRWGFRSSSSAYKWLTVHQFTDVAACMTALRAKYQTILTTHLAADSVGLYEIDFTGSIALVFGNEHGGVSEEVRALADGNFIIPQMGIIRSLNISVACAVTIYEAMRQKTVAGHYAQRSLPEAQFNTLLEAWGFEEEE; encoded by the coding sequence ATGACACCAGAACGCAGGGAAAAATTATTGACAGTTTTAAACCGCCGTCAGGCTAATTTAACGGTGGTATTGGAGAATGTTGAAGATCCGCATAACATTTCTGCGGTGATGCGTACCTGTGACGCTGTAGGGATACAGGAAATATATGTAATAACTACGAAAGCGCCGAAACATAAACGATGGGGATTCCGAAGCTCCAGCAGTGCTTATAAGTGGCTGACAGTGCATCAGTTTACAGATGTAGCCGCCTGTATGACTGCATTGCGGGCAAAATATCAAACCATTTTAACTACTCATCTGGCAGCCGATTCGGTAGGACTTTATGAAATAGATTTTACAGGGTCCATTGCATTGGTATTTGGTAATGAACATGGAGGGGTAAGTGAGGAGGTAAGAGCTCTGGCGGATGGAAATTTTATTATTCCCCAAATGGGAATTATCCGCTCACTGAATATTTCAGTGGCCTGTGCAGTAACCATTTATGAAGCGATGCGTCAGAAAACAGTAGCCGGACATTATGCACAGCGTAGTTTGCCGGAAGCACAGTTTAACACTTTACTGGAAGCATGGGGGTTTGAAGAAGAGGAATAG
- a CDS encoding ribonucleoside-diphosphate reductase subunit alpha — MFVIKRDGRKEAVKFDKITARIEKLCYGFNPEYVDAIDVAKKVIQGLYDGVSTTELDNLAAETAASLTTKHPDYALLASRIAVSNLHKNTIKSFSKTMKKLYEYVDPKTNKPAALLADDVWEIIKKNADILDSNIIYDRDFAFDYFGFKTLERSYLLKLDGKVAERPQHMFMRVSVGIHKDDIEAAIKTYNLMSERWFTHATPTLFNAGTPKPQMSSCFLLTMQGDSIEGIYDTLKQTAKISQSAGGIGLSIHNIRATGSYISGTNGTSNGIIPMLRVFNDTARYVDQGGGKRKGAFAIYLEPWHADVFEFLDLRKNHGKEEMRARDLFYALWMPDLFMKRVEENGEWSLFCPHEAPGLHECWGEAFEALYTQYEQEGRARKKVKAQDLWFAILDAQIETGTPYLLYKDAANRKSNQQNLGTIKSSNLCTEIIEYTDANEVAVCNLASLALPRFVIDGQFDHQKLFDVTYQATINLNKIIDNNYYPVDEAERSNLRHRPIGLGVQGLADAFILMRYPFESDAAKQLNKEIFETIYFAGLTASKDLAAKDGAYQTYPGSPVSKGILQFDMWGVEPTARWNWEALKAEIQQHGVRNSLLLAPMPTASTSQILGNNECFEPYTSNIYTRRVLSGEFVVVNKHLLKDLVELGLWDNDMKNKIITANGSIQNIQEIPTNIKELYKTVWEIKQRNLIDMAADRGAYICQSQSLNLFVDTPTAAKLTSMHFYAWKKGLKTGMYYLRTQAATQAVQFTVEKQGGQQMEPVVAAQPVSLEDIPEGAVCTMEEGCVTCSA; from the coding sequence ATGTTTGTCATAAAAAGAGACGGCAGAAAAGAAGCCGTTAAATTTGATAAAATCACTGCACGCATTGAAAAACTGTGCTACGGATTTAATCCGGAATATGTAGATGCCATTGACGTTGCTAAAAAAGTGATCCAGGGGTTGTATGACGGTGTAAGTACTACAGAACTGGATAACCTGGCTGCAGAAACAGCAGCTTCCCTTACCACAAAACATCCTGACTACGCCTTGCTGGCTTCCCGCATTGCCGTAAGCAATCTCCATAAAAATACCATCAAGTCGTTTTCCAAAACGATGAAGAAACTATATGAATATGTGGATCCCAAAACCAACAAACCAGCTGCTTTGCTGGCGGATGATGTATGGGAGATCATTAAAAAGAATGCAGACATTCTGGACTCCAACATCATTTATGACCGTGACTTTGCTTTTGACTACTTCGGTTTCAAAACGCTGGAACGTTCTTACCTGCTGAAACTGGATGGGAAAGTGGCAGAACGTCCGCAGCATATGTTCATGCGGGTATCTGTTGGTATCCATAAAGATGATATTGAAGCAGCTATTAAAACATATAACCTGATGAGTGAGCGCTGGTTTACACATGCCACGCCTACCCTCTTTAACGCAGGTACACCTAAGCCACAGATGTCTTCCTGCTTCCTGCTCACCATGCAAGGTGATAGCATAGAAGGTATTTATGATACCCTTAAACAAACCGCTAAAATCTCCCAGAGCGCCGGTGGTATTGGTCTTAGCATTCATAATATCCGCGCTACAGGATCTTATATCAGTGGTACCAATGGTACCTCAAATGGCATCATCCCCATGCTGCGCGTATTTAACGATACCGCCCGTTATGTAGATCAGGGTGGTGGTAAACGTAAAGGTGCTTTTGCAATTTACCTGGAACCATGGCATGCAGATGTATTTGAATTCCTGGATCTCCGCAAAAATCACGGTAAGGAAGAAATGCGTGCACGTGACCTCTTCTATGCATTGTGGATGCCTGATCTGTTTATGAAACGTGTAGAAGAAAATGGTGAATGGTCCCTGTTCTGCCCACACGAAGCACCAGGATTACATGAATGCTGGGGTGAAGCCTTTGAAGCATTATATACGCAGTACGAACAGGAAGGCCGTGCGCGTAAAAAAGTAAAAGCACAGGATCTCTGGTTTGCTATTCTGGATGCACAGATTGAAACAGGTACTCCTTACCTGCTGTATAAAGATGCGGCCAATCGTAAATCTAACCAGCAGAACCTGGGCACCATCAAAAGCTCCAACCTCTGCACAGAAATCATTGAATATACAGATGCAAATGAAGTAGCCGTTTGTAACCTGGCTTCACTTGCACTTCCCCGCTTTGTGATCGATGGTCAGTTTGATCATCAGAAATTATTTGATGTAACCTACCAGGCTACTATCAATCTGAATAAGATCATTGATAATAACTATTATCCGGTAGATGAAGCAGAACGCTCTAACCTACGCCACCGTCCTATTGGACTTGGTGTACAGGGCCTGGCAGATGCCTTCATCCTGATGCGTTATCCATTTGAAAGCGATGCTGCCAAACAATTAAATAAGGAAATTTTCGAAACTATTTACTTTGCTGGCCTTACCGCTTCTAAGGACCTGGCTGCAAAAGATGGGGCTTACCAAACATATCCCGGCTCTCCGGTATCCAAAGGTATCCTCCAGTTCGATATGTGGGGTGTAGAACCCACTGCCCGTTGGAACTGGGAGGCACTGAAAGCTGAAATACAACAACATGGGGTACGTAATTCCCTGCTGTTAGCACCAATGCCTACAGCGTCTACTTCTCAGATCTTAGGGAACAACGAGTGCTTCGAACCTTATACCTCCAATATCTATACCCGCAGGGTATTAAGTGGGGAGTTTGTAGTAGTAAATAAACACCTCCTGAAAGATCTGGTGGAACTGGGACTCTGGGATAATGATATGAAGAATAAAATCATTACCGCTAATGGTTCTATCCAAAATATCCAGGAAATTCCTACCAACATAAAAGAACTGTATAAAACAGTATGGGAAATAAAACAGCGTAATCTGATCGACATGGCGGCGGACAGAGGTGCATATATCTGTCAATCTCAATCACTGAACCTGTTTGTAGATACCCCTACTGCTGCGAAACTAACTTCCATGCACTTTTACGCCTGGAAAAAAGGCCTCAAAACAGGCATGTACTACCTGCGTACACAAGCTGCGACCCAAGCGGTACAGTTTACAGTAGAGAAACAAGGTGGCCAGCAAATGGAACCTGTGGTAGCTGCTCAACCTGTATCACTGGAAGATATTCCGGAAGGTGCAGTTTGCACCATGGAAGAAGGCTGTGTTACCTGCAGTGCTTAA
- a CDS encoding ribonucleoside-diphosphate reductase small subunit gives MNYENEVLLRENKDRFVILPINYPKIWDMYKKHEASFWTAEEIDLSGDLKDWAGLNDGERHFISHVLAFFAASDGIVNENLAVNFMREVQLPEARCFYGFQIMMENIHSETYALLIDTYVKDPAEKDRLFHAIETVPAVKRKAEWALRWIENGNFAQRLVAFAAVEGIFFSGSFCSLFWLKKRGLMPGLTFSNELISRDEGLHCEFACQLYSMLEQKLPEDEVRELIRDAVEIEKDFIVNALPVDLIGMNSRLMSQYIEFVADRWLGELGCAKMFNTPNPFDFMEMISLQGKTNFFEKRVGDYQKSGVMGGGSKESQTFSLEEDF, from the coding sequence ATGAACTACGAAAACGAAGTTTTACTCCGGGAGAACAAAGATCGGTTTGTGATATTGCCCATTAACTATCCCAAAATATGGGACATGTATAAAAAGCATGAAGCCAGTTTCTGGACGGCAGAAGAGATTGACCTGAGTGGAGATCTGAAGGATTGGGCCGGGCTGAATGATGGTGAACGTCATTTTATTTCACATGTACTGGCATTCTTTGCTGCCAGCGATGGTATCGTAAATGAAAACCTGGCTGTCAACTTCATGAGAGAAGTGCAATTACCGGAAGCTCGCTGCTTTTATGGTTTCCAGATCATGATGGAAAATATTCACTCTGAAACTTACGCACTGCTGATCGATACTTATGTGAAAGATCCTGCTGAAAAAGACAGACTTTTTCATGCCATTGAAACAGTACCTGCTGTTAAAAGAAAAGCAGAATGGGCATTACGCTGGATCGAAAACGGCAACTTTGCACAACGTCTGGTAGCTTTTGCGGCAGTAGAGGGGATTTTCTTCAGCGGCAGCTTCTGCTCCCTCTTCTGGTTAAAGAAAAGAGGATTAATGCCAGGCCTTACTTTCTCTAATGAACTGATCAGCCGGGATGAAGGATTGCATTGCGAATTTGCATGTCAGCTCTATAGTATGCTGGAACAAAAACTGCCGGAAGATGAAGTACGTGAACTGATCAGGGATGCAGTAGAAATTGAAAAGGATTTTATCGTGAACGCACTACCGGTAGACCTTATCGGTATGAATAGCCGTCTTATGTCTCAATACATTGAATTCGTAGCAGACAGATGGCTGGGCGAACTCGGATGTGCTAAAATGTTTAATACCCCCAACCCATTTGATTTCATGGAAATGATTTCATTACAGGGTAAAACCAATTTCTTTGAAAAACGCGTAGGTGACTACCAGAAGTCCGGTGTAATGGGCGGCGGCAGCAAAGAATCACAAACCTTTAGTTTAGAAGAAGACTTTTAA
- a CDS encoding ABC transporter ATP-binding protein, translated as MQAPVITLQKVRKFYGSFEVLAIDQLVLKGGIYWLQGQNGAGKTTCMKMLAGLIPFEGEIILQGQVSSKRQPVRYRQLVNYAEAEPVYPGFLTGKDLIRLYNTTKRGDTTMTGRMATLLGIDAFVENPVSSYSSGMLKKLSLLLAFIGTPAVILLDEPLITIDTATLPVLYTLIQECYDDGVTFCITSHQPIPPGVLPVTATLAVEHKNIVYR; from the coding sequence ATGCAGGCACCAGTTATCACATTGCAAAAAGTTAGAAAGTTTTATGGCTCCTTCGAAGTGCTGGCAATTGACCAACTAGTGCTGAAAGGAGGGATTTATTGGCTGCAGGGACAAAATGGAGCTGGCAAAACTACCTGCATGAAAATGCTGGCCGGCCTGATTCCTTTTGAAGGGGAAATTATACTGCAAGGACAAGTCAGCAGTAAAAGACAACCGGTGCGTTATCGTCAGCTGGTTAACTATGCAGAGGCAGAACCAGTATATCCCGGATTTCTGACAGGAAAGGATCTTATCCGATTATATAACACGACCAAGAGAGGAGATACCACAATGACAGGGAGGATGGCCACTTTGCTGGGCATTGATGCATTTGTGGAGAACCCGGTAAGCAGCTATTCCAGCGGAATGCTTAAAAAATTATCATTATTACTGGCTTTTATTGGTACACCAGCAGTTATATTGCTGGATGAGCCACTTATTACTATTGATACTGCCACTTTACCCGTGTTATATACCCTGATACAGGAGTGTTATGATGATGGTGTTACTTTCTGTATTACCTCACACCAGCCAATACCACCAGGTGTATTGCCGGTAACCGCAACGCTTGCCGTGGAGCATAAAAACATTGTTTACAGATAA
- a CDS encoding YegJ family protein, whose amino-acid sequence MGLFSRLFGKRRSGHAEKAASGGVPPGVVTIADDDERMNDAMEKARLTLEYFRESLLLPRPEQTYFSVKVKIEDKGKQEYIWLTSPSFDEEGNLFGIVGNKPQFVNSIKDGQEIGIDAGSIADWMILEDGRLIGGYTIRAIRDRLSENEIADFDKNTGLNIDEGVDYFPHDFSTPEGAILCLEDAYDEHNIEKAIACKDFQEEARMLLKRMNELYQDGEIVERTAEILELSFRKSLQENGFPVFKNILRAFPVRQKISRNLYLVTEVCIFPDGSKSRQQLYTYNGPDGWRVLHPED is encoded by the coding sequence ATGGGATTATTTTCGAGATTATTTGGTAAACGTCGTTCAGGGCATGCAGAAAAAGCAGCGAGCGGAGGAGTACCTCCGGGTGTTGTGACTATAGCAGATGATGATGAGCGGATGAATGATGCCATGGAAAAGGCCCGGCTTACGCTTGAATACTTCAGGGAAAGTTTGTTGTTACCCCGCCCCGAACAAACCTATTTTTCAGTAAAGGTGAAAATAGAAGACAAGGGCAAGCAGGAGTATATCTGGTTAACCTCCCCCAGCTTTGATGAAGAAGGTAATTTATTTGGTATCGTAGGTAATAAACCTCAATTTGTTAATAGCATAAAGGATGGTCAGGAGATAGGTATTGATGCCGGGAGTATTGCAGATTGGATGATACTGGAGGATGGCCGTCTTATCGGAGGGTATACAATCAGGGCTATCCGGGACCGGTTATCTGAAAATGAAATAGCTGATTTTGATAAAAACACCGGACTTAATATTGATGAGGGGGTAGATTATTTTCCGCATGACTTTTCCACACCGGAGGGAGCCATCCTTTGTCTGGAAGATGCTTATGATGAACACAATATTGAAAAGGCAATTGCCTGCAAGGATTTTCAGGAAGAAGCACGTATGTTGCTCAAACGTATGAATGAATTATATCAGGATGGTGAAATCGTAGAGCGTACTGCGGAAATACTGGAGTTGTCCTTTAGAAAAAGCTTGCAGGAAAATGGATTTCCTGTATTCAAAAATATATTGCGGGCTTTTCCCGTTCGCCAAAAGATCAGCAGGAATCTTTACCTGGTCACAGAAGTATGTATATTTCCGGATGGTTCCAAAAGCAGGCAGCAGCTATATACCTACAACGGGCCTGATGGTTGGCGGGTACTGCATCCGGAGGATTAG
- the leuC gene encoding 3-isopropylmalate dehydratase large subunit: MGKTLFDKIWDSHVVASKPGFPDAVYINTHFIHEVTSPQAFDGLKKRGIPVFRPQKTHATADHNVPTENQHLPIKEALSRLQVEMLTKNTTEFGVALYGLGHPYQGIVHVIGPELGITLPGMTIVCGDSHTSTHGAFGTVAFGIGTSEVEQVLATQCILQYKPKRMKIEVNGTLKRGVLSKDIILYIISKISASGATGYFVEYCGEAIRGLSMEARMTICNMSIEMGARGGIIAPDDVTFDYIKGREFAPQGADWDKSLAYWKTLHSDEDAVFDAVLTFDAADIEPMITYGTNPGMGMGVTQHIPALEELDIKESPSFKKSLDYMALEPGSGLLGKKVDYVFIGSCTNSRIEDLRLVADFVKGKHKADDVVVWIVPGSKQVEAQAKAEGIDKVLAAAGFQLREPGCSACLAMNEDKIPAGMYCISTSNRNFEGRQGPNARTFLASPLTAAAAAIAGKVMDVREMV, encoded by the coding sequence ATGGGAAAAACATTATTTGATAAAATTTGGGATAGCCATGTGGTGGCCAGTAAACCGGGATTTCCGGATGCGGTGTACATCAACACTCATTTTATTCATGAGGTGACCAGTCCACAGGCATTTGATGGTTTGAAGAAGAGAGGTATTCCCGTTTTCCGCCCTCAGAAAACCCACGCCACGGCAGATCATAATGTACCCACTGAAAATCAGCATCTGCCTATCAAGGAAGCATTAAGCCGGTTACAGGTGGAAATGCTGACTAAGAATACCACTGAATTTGGCGTAGCATTATACGGTTTAGGACATCCTTACCAGGGTATTGTGCATGTGATCGGACCGGAACTTGGCATTACCCTTCCGGGTATGACCATTGTATGTGGGGATAGTCATACCTCCACACATGGTGCCTTTGGTACAGTTGCATTTGGCATAGGTACTTCGGAAGTGGAGCAGGTACTGGCTACCCAGTGTATACTTCAGTATAAGCCCAAACGTATGAAAATTGAAGTGAATGGGACATTAAAGCGGGGGGTATTATCCAAGGACATCATTTTATATATTATATCAAAGATTTCAGCTTCCGGTGCCACCGGGTATTTTGTAGAGTACTGCGGAGAGGCAATCCGGGGTTTAAGCATGGAGGCAAGGATGACCATTTGCAATATGAGTATTGAAATGGGAGCCCGCGGAGGGATCATTGCACCAGACGACGTTACTTTTGATTATATCAAAGGCAGGGAGTTTGCCCCTCAGGGAGCGGACTGGGACAAGTCACTGGCTTATTGGAAAACACTGCACTCTGATGAAGATGCTGTGTTTGATGCCGTGCTTACTTTTGATGCCGCAGATATAGAGCCTATGATAACCTATGGTACCAATCCGGGTATGGGCATGGGAGTAACACAACATATTCCAGCCCTGGAGGAGTTGGATATTAAGGAAAGTCCTTCTTTTAAGAAATCATTGGATTATATGGCTTTGGAGCCGGGTAGTGGCCTGCTGGGTAAAAAAGTGGATTATGTATTCATTGGCAGCTGCACTAACTCCCGCATTGAAGATTTGCGGCTGGTAGCTGATTTTGTAAAAGGTAAGCATAAAGCTGATGATGTAGTGGTATGGATTGTACCGGGATCTAAACAGGTAGAGGCACAGGCAAAGGCGGAAGGGATTGATAAAGTGCTGGCCGCCGCCGGATTTCAGCTGCGCGAACCGGGATGTTCTGCCTGTCTGGCGATGAATGAAGATAAAATACCTGCTGGTATGTACTGTATATCTACTTCCAACAGAAATTTTGAAGGCCGTCAGGGACCCAATGCACGCACCTTCCTGGCAAGTCCGCTAACAGCAGCTGCAGCAGCCATTGCCGGTAAAGTGATGGATGTACGGGAAATGGTCTAA
- a CDS encoding methyltransferase domain-containing protein: MKQWNASLYKEKHAFVFEYGNSLIEWLQPKAGERILDLGCGTGELTARLAASGAKVTGMDSSPAMISTASVHYPNVEFVVGNATSFTLPGQYDAIFSNATLHWVREKEMAIARMYAHLKKGGRLVMEMGGKGNVSDILTALEKAMQLHGYSYRPFWYFPSVGEYTTLLEQAGFRVNQVNYFDRITQLADPENGIIDWLKMFGNHFFENVPEKDQYDIMQQVQHDLYPTNFRNGRWYSEYVRLRLIAVKA; the protein is encoded by the coding sequence ATGAAACAATGGAACGCCAGCCTCTACAAGGAAAAACATGCTTTTGTATTTGAATATGGTAATAGTTTGATTGAATGGCTGCAGCCCAAGGCAGGCGAAAGAATACTGGACCTGGGGTGTGGTACCGGAGAACTAACCGCCAGGCTGGCTGCCAGCGGAGCAAAAGTAACGGGCATGGATAGTTCCCCTGCCATGATATCTACCGCCAGCGTTCACTATCCTAATGTGGAGTTTGTGGTAGGAAATGCGACCAGCTTCACGCTACCAGGGCAATATGATGCAATCTTCTCCAATGCTACCCTGCATTGGGTGCGCGAAAAAGAAATGGCTATTGCCCGCATGTATGCTCATTTGAAGAAAGGAGGCCGGCTGGTAATGGAAATGGGAGGTAAAGGCAATGTGAGCGATATTCTTACTGCCCTGGAAAAAGCGATGCAGTTGCATGGATACTCCTACAGGCCTTTCTGGTATTTCCCTTCTGTAGGAGAATACACCACTTTATTGGAACAGGCTGGTTTCCGGGTGAACCAGGTAAATTACTTTGACCGGATTACACAACTGGCAGATCCTGAAAACGGGATTATCGATTGGCTGAAAATGTTTGGGAACCACTTTTTTGAAAACGTTCCGGAAAAAGATCAGTATGATATTATGCAACAGGTACAGCATGATCTTTATCCTACCAATTTCCGGAATGGCAGGTGGTATTCTGAGTACGTAAGACTGCGGTTAATAGCAGTGAAAGCGTAA
- the leuD gene encoding 3-isopropylmalate dehydratase small subunit, protein MSKKFQHLVSKAVPLPIENIDTDQIIPARFLKATTREGFGENLFRDWRFDANNTPKPEFVLNSQQYSGRILVAGKNFGCGSSREHAAWALGDYGFKVVVSSFFADIFKNNALNNFILPIQVSEEYLDKIFKAIEANAATTLEIDLENQFIKITTTGEQEQFDINPYKKTCLLNGYDDIDYLLSLRNEVVAYEAGREYNF, encoded by the coding sequence ATGAGCAAAAAATTTCAACATCTTGTTTCAAAAGCGGTACCCTTACCAATTGAGAACATTGACACGGATCAGATCATTCCTGCACGTTTTCTGAAAGCTACCACAAGAGAGGGCTTTGGTGAAAACCTGTTCCGTGACTGGCGTTTTGATGCTAATAACACCCCGAAACCGGAGTTTGTGCTGAATAGCCAGCAATACAGTGGGCGTATACTGGTAGCAGGAAAGAATTTTGGATGCGGGTCTTCACGGGAACATGCTGCCTGGGCACTGGGAGATTATGGTTTTAAAGTAGTGGTAAGCAGTTTCTTTGCAGATATCTTCAAGAATAATGCACTTAATAACTTCATTTTACCTATTCAGGTGAGTGAGGAATACCTGGATAAAATATTTAAGGCTATTGAAGCAAACGCTGCTACTACACTGGAAATTGATCTGGAAAACCAGTTCATTAAAATAACAACTACCGGAGAACAGGAACAGTTTGATATTAATCCTTACAAAAAGACCTGTTTGCTCAATGGATATGATGATATCGATTATTTACTGAGTCTGCGCAACGAAGTAGTTGCTTATGAAGCGGGCAGGGAATATAATTTTTAA
- the leuB gene encoding 3-isopropylmalate dehydrogenase → MGVDKKILVIPGDGIGQEVTAWGQKVLMTIAKNFKHTFTFEEGIMGHVAIEATGDPLPEETLLKARNSDAILFGAIGHAKYDNDPTLKVRPEQGLLKIRKELGLYANLRPIRLFDELLEASSIKPEILRGADILFFRELTGDVYFGEKKLTEDKNTASDLMIYHRYEIERIARKAYEAARTRRNKLCSVDKANVLESSRLWRAVVQEVAKEYPDVETEHMFIDNAAMQLIKDPKRFDVVLTGNLFGDILTDEASQIAGSMGMLASASVGDKVGFYEPIHGSAHDIAGKGLANPLASILSAALLLDISFGLKTESQRVIKAVDATLKQGFRTMDIANKHTVNSFIMGTDAMGAKVLENLS, encoded by the coding sequence ATGGGCGTTGACAAAAAGATCTTAGTGATTCCCGGTGATGGCATTGGCCAGGAAGTAACCGCATGGGGACAGAAAGTTTTAATGACGATTGCAAAGAACTTTAAACACACTTTCACATTTGAAGAAGGTATTATGGGACATGTAGCGATTGAAGCTACAGGAGATCCCCTGCCGGAAGAAACACTGCTGAAAGCAAGGAACAGTGATGCTATCTTATTTGGGGCTATTGGCCATGCTAAATATGATAATGATCCTACACTGAAGGTAAGGCCGGAGCAAGGGTTACTAAAGATCAGAAAGGAACTGGGCCTATATGCCAACCTGCGCCCTATCAGATTGTTTGATGAGCTGCTGGAGGCTTCCAGTATCAAGCCCGAGATACTCAGGGGAGCAGATATTTTGTTCTTCAGGGAACTTACAGGAGATGTATACTTTGGAGAGAAAAAATTGACAGAAGATAAAAATACTGCTTCAGATCTGATGATTTATCACAGGTATGAAATAGAACGCATTGCCCGGAAGGCTTATGAAGCAGCGCGCACCCGGAGAAATAAGCTTTGCTCGGTAGATAAGGCCAATGTACTGGAGAGCAGCCGTTTGTGGAGAGCGGTTGTTCAGGAAGTGGCCAAAGAATATCCGGATGTGGAAACTGAACATATGTTCATTGACAATGCGGCAATGCAGCTGATAAAGGATCCCAAGCGCTTTGATGTGGTCCTCACCGGTAATCTGTTTGGAGATATCCTCACAGATGAAGCCTCACAGATAGCAGGCTCCATGGGGATGCTGGCATCTGCTTCGGTGGGAGATAAAGTAGGGTTTTATGAACCAATACACGGTTCTGCCCATGATATTGCAGGCAAAGGTCTGGCAAATCCGCTGGCCTCTATTCTGTCGGCTGCGCTGCTGCTTGATATCTCTTTTGGTTTGAAAACGGAATCACAACGGGTAATAAAGGCGGTGGACGCCACTTTAAAACAAGGCTTCCGTACTATGGATATTGCCAACAAACATACCGTCAACAGTTTTATTATGGGTACGGATGCCATGGGGGCCAAAGTTTTAGAAAACCTTAGCTAA